The following nucleotide sequence is from Desulfovermiculus halophilus DSM 18834.
TCCAAGGTTTTCTCCTCCAAAGTATGTATTTTGATATCCGCTCCCACCCCTCAGGCGGAAGGTTGCCCTTCTGGTGATGTCCCATTGCTTGCCGATATCCACAAGCAGGCTGACCCCGTCGTCATTCTCTTCCTGATCAATATCCCGATAGTAGTACCCTGCCCGCATATTCAGATACGCTTCAGCCCCGAAAATCCATTCAAAGCCCACACCAGGGTCATACACATGAAAATCCTCATCGTCGCCATCGTAAAACACAGCGGTGTGGGCATAATCGATGTAGCCGATAAAATGTTTCCCAAAGGCGTGGGCGAGCCTGGCTCCCAGCAGCCATTCGTCAAAGTCGTCGCTCTCTTCAACAAAATCGCCCGCAGAAGAAAACATTCCGCGAGTATAGCTTGCCCCCAACAGTGTTCCCCATTGAGGGGAGAACCAATGCTCAAGAGCGCTGTTGGCTGTATGCCGGGTACTGTCCTCACCGTATTCGCTGTCTTCCCATACCTGCCCAAAGCTGTACCCGAGATTCCATGAATTCCGGGGGCCAAATTGAAAGTCCAGCTCGGCGTCGACAACTGTCAGTGACCGCGGTAATAGGGCCAGTCCATGATCACGCTAATAGGGCCAGTTTATGTGCACTTAATGGAGCCACCTGATGATCACCTTAATC
It contains:
- a CDS encoding outer membrane beta-barrel protein codes for the protein MGASYTRGMFSSAGDFVEESDDFDEWLLGARLAHAFGKHFIGYIDYAHTAVFYDGDDEDFHVYDPGVGFEWIFGAEAYLNMRAGYYYRDIDQEENDDGVSLLVDIGKQWDITRRATFRLRGGSGYQNTYFGGENLGFTQYAEVEGVLSYALGRHTDANLSGAYKRNDYKDTDPDRTDDIYTIKGEIGYQVLEWLRLSLSDRYRVVESDIDYEEYKENSIMVSVSFMPQGWQW